The following DNA comes from Bacteroidales bacterium.
AGCGAAAGCATGCAAACCGGTATTAAGAAAACCGGATTGCTTGGTATAGTAAGGCATCCTCTCTATTTTGCCTCTATCGTACTGCTCTGGTGCAATACATTCTGCATTTCAGATATTGTTGTCAATTCTGTTCTTACGCTTTACTTTATTATCGGAACCCTGCTCGAAGAACGCAAGCTGGTGCTTGAGTTCGGGGATTCATATGTGCAGTATCAGAAGGAAGTCCCGATGCTCATCCCGTTTTTAAAAAGAAAATTGAAGCTGAAGCTTTGATCTGGCCTGATTTCGATTATCCTTCCGTACGGGATCTATAATACCTGCATACCCTGTTCATTACACAAACAGGGCATTGAGGGTTTGTTGGCCGGCAAATTTCACGTCCCAGGAAAGAGAAGCACATTCCAATTTCATTCCAGGTTGATTTTGGAAATATGTTCATGAGCTGTTTCTCGATTTTATCCGGGTTTTCGCTTTCTGAAATACCTAAACGGGGAACTACTCTTACAACATGCAGATCAACGATAATTCCATATGCTTCTGCTCCCGATTCACGGGCAATTACGTTGGCTGATTTTCTTCCGATGCCCGGAAGATTTACCAGTTCCGGCAAGATGACCGGTATTTTATCGTCGTCTCCAACAACCTTTGCTATTTTAGATAACCATATGGCCTTTTTTCTGAAACTCCTGATTGAGCTGATATTTTTCTGAATATCTTCAACCTGTGCATTTGCCAGTTCCATTATTGTAGGATAAACTTTAAAAAAATCCGGTGCTATCTTATTGATACGCTTATCCGAATCCTGTGCTGCAAGGATAACCATTACAAGAAGCTCATAACGGTTTTTATAATCCAAGGGGTGTTTCCTGCCCGAGTATTTCTTCAATAACGGTTCAGAGCTTTCCACCCAGTCAGTTTCTTTTATGATTTCAGTATCATTCATACACTGAATAAGAATTACGATTAACGGTTTTACAGTTCAATTCAGTGATAACAGCCACAACCCTTCTTTTGTTTGTTTTGGGGTCGGACCACGCTGGTCCGACCCCGATAACTAGTTCCAAAGTAGTTCCAAATTGTTAAAACTTGTTTGAAACAACCTTGAAACTATTTGAACAACTTCTTCACCGGCACCGGGAAAAACTCCGGGGTACTGCTCCTGTAAGCTTTGTATTCTTCGCCAAAGAATTTCTCCATCTCGGTTTCTTCACCTTTGATCTGCAACTTAAAAACAATGTAAGCCACCACACTGGCGCTGAAAACCAGCCAAGAATTCATCATAAATGATGTGCCGGGAATCATAAAAAGAATAATGGCGGCATATAACGGGTTACAGCAAAGATAGAAGGCACCCTTTGTTACCAGCCGGGTTTCTTTGATACCTTTAAGCAGCGCAGGAATGGTTGAGAAATACATGATGAAACCGAGTATTACAAGAGCCAGTCCTATGAAGAAAAGAATTCTGTGTTCATCCGGGAAAAACCGGAATGAACCTTTCAAAACAATGCTTACAATGATTGTAACTGCAAGCCATGGCAGGGCAATGCGGCCAATCTTCGGTCCCACACCGTAAAAGTTTAGTTTTGACATAATTTAAAGTTTTGGAATTTTCTTTTTCCCATGCAAAATAAAAAAAAGTAATTTTAAAACCTCATAAAAATGTTTCTGCGTGGAGCACAAAACCATAGGAAATACCGGTGTGAAAATACCACCGATAATCTTCGGCACAAGCGCCCTGGGGAATCTTTACACAGCCCTACCTTACGAAACCAAGCTGGCCATTGTAAGCGAATGTTTAAAACATGTACCGAAACCCGTTGTCTTTGATTCAGCAGGTAAATACGGTGCCGGGTTGGCTCTTGAGGAACTGGGTAGAATACTTCATCAATTGAACATCAGTCCGGATGATGTGGCGATCAGCAATAAACTGGGCTGGATAAGAATGCCATTGCTTACACCGGAACCTACTTTTGAGAAAGGGGTATGGATGGATATTCAGCATGATGCCCGCCAAAATATCAGTTATGAAGGTATTCATGAATGCTGGGAGCAGGGTAATGCCTTGCTGGGCAATTATAAACCAGCTCTTGTTTCGGTTCATGACCCCGACGAATACCTGGCCATGGCCACTGACAAAGCTCATTTCAACAAGTTGTTCTCTGATATTCTTGAAGCTTATAAGGCTTTAGGTTCTTTAAAAAAAGAGGGCATTGTAAAAGCTGTCGGAGTTGGAGCCAAGGACTGGACTACAATCCGGATGATCGCAAATGAAGTGAACCTCGATTGGGTTATGTTTGCCAACAGCCTTACCATTTACAGGCATCCACAGGAGTTACTTGATTTTATGGATGAACTGCATAAAAAAGGAGTTGCCATTATCAACTCCGCGGTTTTTCATGCGGGTTTTCTTACGGGCGGTGACTTTTTTGATTATGTTAAAATCAAGCCTGACTCGGAAGTGAACAAAAGCC
Coding sequences within:
- a CDS encoding aldo/keto reductase, which translates into the protein MEHKTIGNTGVKIPPIIFGTSALGNLYTALPYETKLAIVSECLKHVPKPVVFDSAGKYGAGLALEELGRILHQLNISPDDVAISNKLGWIRMPLLTPEPTFEKGVWMDIQHDARQNISYEGIHECWEQGNALLGNYKPALVSVHDPDEYLAMATDKAHFNKLFSDILEAYKALGSLKKEGIVKAVGVGAKDWTTIRMIANEVNLDWVMFANSLTIYRHPQELLDFMDELHKKGVAIINSAVFHAGFLTGGDFFDYVKIKPDSEVNKSRFQWREEFFSVCKKHNVLPANACVQFALTAPGVVSISLNTSNPARIKDNVQSVNCTIPGDFWKEMIDRKLIDTDYYSYLKF
- a CDS encoding isoprenylcysteine carboxylmethyltransferase family protein, which produces MSKLNFYGVGPKIGRIALPWLAVTIIVSIVLKGSFRFFPDEHRILFFIGLALVILGFIMYFSTIPALLKGIKETRLVTKGAFYLCCNPLYAAIILFMIPGTSFMMNSWLVFSASVVAYIVFKLQIKGEETEMEKFFGEEYKAYRSSTPEFFPVPVKKLFK
- the nth gene encoding endonuclease III, with the protein product MNDTEIIKETDWVESSEPLLKKYSGRKHPLDYKNRYELLVMVILAAQDSDKRINKIAPDFFKVYPTIMELANAQVEDIQKNISSIRSFRKKAIWLSKIAKVVGDDDKIPVILPELVNLPGIGRKSANVIARESGAEAYGIIVDLHVVRVVPRLGISESENPDKIEKQLMNIFPKSTWNEIGMCFSFLGREICRPTNPQCPVCVMNRVCRYYRSRTEG